In one Alnus glutinosa chromosome 12, dhAlnGlut1.1, whole genome shotgun sequence genomic region, the following are encoded:
- the LOC133851762 gene encoding thioredoxin H-type has product MAAEEGQVIGVHTVEAWNEQLQKGNDSKKLIVVDFTASWCGPCRFIAPFLAELAKKLPNVTFLKVDVDELKSVAQDWAVEAMPTFMFLKEGKIVDKVVGAKKDGLQQTIAKHLATA; this is encoded by the exons ATGGCAGCAGAGGAGGGACAAGTGATCGGTGTGCACACCGTCGAGGCCTGGAACGAGCAGCTCCAGAAGGGCAATGACTCCAAGAAACTG ATAGTTGTCGACTTCACCGCCTCCTGGTGTGGACCGTGCCGTTTCATTGCACCCTTCCTGGCAGAGCTCGCTAAGAAATTGCCAAATGTCACATTTCTCAAGGTGGATGTTGATGAACTCAAG TCGGTTGCTCAAGATTGGGCTGTGGAGGCAATGCCAACATTCATGTTCCTGAAAGAAGGGAAGATTGTGGACAAGGTGGTTGGAGCAAAGAAAGATGGACTGCAGCAGACCATAGCAAAGCACTTGGCTACTGCTTAA
- the LOC133851184 gene encoding beta-galactosidase 3: MEINSVSKSFLFFGLVCLLGLGSHLIQCSVTYDRKAIVINGQRRILFSGSIHYPRSTPEMWEDLIQKGKDGGLDVIETYVFWNVHEPTPGNYNFEGRYDLVRFIKTIQKAGLYAHLRIGPYICAEWNFGGFPVWLKYVPGISFRTDNEPFKRAMQGFTEKIVGLMKSEKLFESQGGPIILSQIENEYGAQSKLLGAAGYNYVTWAANMAVELGTGVPWVMCKEEDAPDPLINTCNGFYCDTFSPNKPYKPTIWTEAWSGWFTEFGGPIHERPVQDLAFAVGRFIQKGGSFVNYYMYHGGTNFGRTAGGPFITTSYDYDAPIDEYGLIRQPKYGHLKELHKAIKMSERALVSADPIVTSLGNFQQAHVYSSESGDCAAFLSNYDTKSAAKVMFNNMHYNLPPWSISILPDCRNVVFNTAKVGVQTSQMEMLPTNAEMLSWESYDEDLSSLDDSSTITVPGLLEQINVTRDTSDYLWYITSVEIGQSESFLRGGELPTLIVQSTGHAVHVFINGQLSGSAFGTREMRRFTYTGKVNLHAGTNRIALLSVAVGLPNVGGHFETWNTGILGPVALHGLDQGKWDLSWQKWTYQVGLKGEAMNLVSPNGISSVEWMQGSLTAQQQQPLTWHKTYFNAPEGNEPLALDMEAMGKGQIWINGQSIGRYWTAYASGNCNGCSYAGTFRPPKCQLGCGKPTQRWYHVPRSWLKPTQNLLVIFEELGGNPSSISLVKRSVTTVCAEVSEYHPTIKNWHIESYGKSEELHRPKVHLRCSGGQTISSIKFASFGTPLGTCGSYQQGTCHAPTSYSTLEKKCIGKQRCAVTISNSNFGQDPCPNVLKRLSVEAVCAPTTTPNWGG, encoded by the exons ATGGAAATTAACTCGGTTTCCAAGTCCTTTTTATTCTTTGGTTTGGTCTGCCTCCTGGGTTTGGGTTCCCACCTGATCCAGTGTAGCGTGACCTACGATAGGAAGGCCATTGTGATCAACGGTCAAAGGAGAATTCTCTTCTCTGGGTCTATACATTACCCCAGAAGCACTCCTGAG ATGTGGGAGGATCTGATACAGAAGGGAAAAGATGGAGGCCTGGATGTGATTGAGACCTACGTTTTCTGGAACGTCCATGAGCCTACTCCTGGCAAT TACAATTTCGAAGGGAGATATGATTTGGTAAGATTCATAAAGACTATTCAAAAAGCAGGGCTCTATGCTCATCTCCGCATTGGACCTTATATTTGTGCAGAGTGGAATTTTGG AGGATTTCCTGTTTGGCTCAAGTATGTACCAGGCATCAGCTTCAGAACAGACAATGAGCCTTTCAAG AGGGCAATGCAAGGGTTCACTGAAAAGATTGTTGGACTGATGAAGAGTGAAAAACTGTTCGAGTCCCAGGGTGGTCCCATCATACTCTCTCAG ATTGAGAATGAGTATGGGGCACAGAGTAAGTTACTTGGGGCTGCTGGCTACAATTATGTGACTTGGGCTGCAAATATGGCTGTTGAATTAGGAACTGGGGTCCCCTGGGTGATGTGCAAGGAAGAAGATGCCCCAGATCCATTG ATAAACACGTGCAACGGTTTTTACTGTGATACATTCTCTCCCAACAAACCCTACAAGCCCACAATATGGACAGAGGCTTGGAGCGGCTG GTTCACGGAATTCGGTGGTCCAATTCACGAGCGGCCAGTCCAGGATTTGGCATTTGCGGTTGGTCGATTCATACAGAAAGGAGGATCCTTTGTTAACTACTACATG TACCATGGAGGCACCAATTTTGGACGTACAGCTGGGGGCCCTTTCATCACCACAAGCTATGACTATGATGCTCCTATAGATGAATATG GTTTGATTAGGCAACCAAAGTATGGTCATCTAAAAGAACTTCATAAGGCAATCAAGATGTCTGAGCGAGCTTTGGTTTCAGCTGATCCTATTGTGACTTCTTTAGGGAACTTTCAACAG gCTCATGTATACTCATCAGAATCAGGAGATTGTGCAGCTTTTCTTTCTAATTATGATACAAAGTCAGCTGCAAAAGTGATGTTCAATAACATGCACTACAACTTGCCTCCTTGGTCAATCAGCATCCTTCCCGATTGCAGAAATGTAGTCTTCAATACCGCAAAG GTTGGAGTTCAAACATCTCAAATGGAAATGTTGCCAACAAATGCTGAGATGCTCTCATGGGAGAGCTATGATGAAGATCTTTCTTCCCTGGATGACAGCTCAACAATCACTGTTCCTGGTCTCTTAGAGCAGATAAACGTCACAAGGGACACTAGTGATTACCTGTGGTACATAACTAG TGTTGAAATTGGCCAATCTGAATCCTTCCTGCGTGGAGGTGAACTCCCCACTCTCATTGTTCAATCAACAGGCCACGCTGTCCATGTCTTTATCAACGGACAGCTTTCAG GATCTGCATTTGGGACAAGGGAGATGAGGAGATTCACGTATACTGGCAAGGTCAATCTGCATGCTGGGACAAACAGAATTGCACTACTGAGTGTTGCTGTTGGTTTGCCG AATGTGGGTGGCCACTTCGAGACATGGAATACAGGAATCCTTGGTCCAGTTGCGCTGCATGGACTTGACCAGGGAAAGTGGGACTTGTCCTGGCAGAAATGGACCTACCAG GTAGGGCTAAAAGGAGAAGCTATGAATCTTGTTTCTCCAAATGGAATTTCCTCCGTTGAATGGATGCAGGGATCGTTAACTGCACAGCAACAACAGCCGTTGACTTGGCATAAG ACATATTTCAATGCACCTGAAGGAAATGAGCCATTGGCCTTGGATATGGAGGCTATGGGGAAAGGTCAAATATGGATCAATGGGCAGAGCATTGGAAGATACTGGACAGCATATGCTAGTGGTAACTGCAACGGGTGCAGTTATGCTGGAACATTTAGACCTCCAAAGTGTCAGCTTGGCTGTGGCAAACCCACCCAACGATG GTACCACGTGCCTCGGTCTTGGTTGAAGCCAACACAAAATCTGTTGGTGATCTTTGAGGAACTTGGAGGGAATCCCTCAAGTATTTCTCTTGTCAAGAGATCAGTGACCACTGTTTGTGCTGAGGTCTCTGAGTATCACCCGACCATTAAGAACTGGCACATTGAAAGCTATGGAAAATCAGAAGAACTCCACAGACCCAAGGTTCACCTGCGGTGTAGTGGGGGGCAGACCATATCTTCCATTAAATTTGCCAGCTTTGGAACTCCCCTAGGAACTTGTGGGAGTTACCAGCAAGGAACATGCCATGCCCCTACCTCCTATTCTACCCTAGAGAAG AAGTGTATAGGGAAGCAGAGATGTGCAGTCACCATATCCAACAGTAACTTTGGGCAAGACCCATGTCCAAATGTGTTGAAGAGGTTATCCGTTGAAGCTGTTTGTGCTCCTACGACTACTCCAAATTGGGGAGGTTAA
- the LOC133850988 gene encoding protein RTE1-HOMOLOG — MEADAGTEHSLMMEGSVSQTMQIDPRRARFPCCIVWTPLPIISWLVPFIGHIGICREDGVILDFAGPNFVCVDNFAFGSVTRYLQISNEKCRISPHPSLYNSEDGYTQDDAGKDILTWDDALRRSTQDFQHRAYNLFTCNCHSFVANNLNRLGFLSGGWNVVNLAALIFLKGRWVSTASMVRSFLPFGIVFSLGLALGGLTFLAYLAFFTCFIVGWFLLGTYCFKNLIQL; from the exons ATTGATCCAAGAAGAGCTCGGTTCCCATGCTGCATTGTGTGGACACCCCTTCCTATTATTTCATGGCTGGTTCCTTTCATTGGTCACATTGGCATATGCAGAGAGGATGGAGTGATCTTGGACTTTGCAGGGCCCAATTTTGTGTGCGTGGACAATTTCGCATTTGGATCAGTGACCCGCTACCTCCAAATTAGCAACGAAAAG TGTCGCATTTCTCCCCATCCGTCCTTATACAATAGTGAAGATGGGTACACACAGGATGATGCTGGAAAAGACATATTGACATGGGATGATGCATTAAGAAGGAGCACTCAGGACTTCCAACACCGAGCTTACAACCTCTTTACTTGCAATTGCCATTCTTTTGTGGCAAACAACCTAAACAGGTTGGGGTTTCTTTCGGGTGGATGGAATGTCGTGAACCTTGCTGCTCTCATTTTCCTCAAGGGCCGTTGGGTGAGCACAGCATCCATGGTGCGATCTTTCTTACCGTTTGGTATAGTATTCTCTCTTGGGCTTGCACTTGGGGGATTGACCTTCCTTGCTTACTTGGCCTTTTTCACCTGCTTTATAGTTGGTTGGTTTCTTCTTGGCACTTactgttttaaaaatttgatcCAGTTGTAG